The following nucleotide sequence is from Rattus rattus isolate New Zealand chromosome 7, Rrattus_CSIRO_v1, whole genome shotgun sequence.
GATAAAttgaactataaataaaattgcaaacctACTTgatcttttatatttaaagattaaacactcattttcttttccttggaaaCACCTCAAAATATCTTCAAGGGGTCTAGACGTCTTTACTCTTTCTATTCTTTCATTGgtctaaggattttttttaaaaagctatcatCCATTCCAGGGCTCTATTCCAAATGCACAGAGCCATCAGAGAGCAATGTGGCAGTGTGGGGACAGGGAATGCATGAGTGCCAGTCCCTCTCCACAGCAACTCTGGCTAGCACTGTTTTGAGCCAGCAAGAGACTGAATGGGCCAAGGAATCCTGCTGAGCATTTCAGTTCCTGTCAACGTCTATCCCCTGGTGGTTTATAATAATGGAGTTAGCAGAAGGAACAGAGGAGTAACATTAGTGACACATGTCCTTGCTCCCTCAGCAAACTCTTTTCTTGAAGTGCGTACAACTGGATTGCCACACCTGAGATTCTGCCACTGCTACACCTGCTATAAAGAGCTAAGTCTAGAGATCCACACAAGTTAACAGTAGAAGAGTTTAACTTAGCATCTGCAGTGAGCCCACATTATTATGTTAAGAGCATCACATATCAATGTGATTCTGAGTCACTTCCAGGTTCAATGGGCAATTTCATGTTTATAATCACTAACTAAGAGATATTAATGGCAATAAGACGTTCAGCCCAATTACAAACCTTTCTCCATATGATCTGTGGCAATCTACACAGTATATGGTGTTCTGCAGGTACACTGCAGACCTGGAAACACTGTAGCATCAagtgaagaggaaaaggagactgaGGAGAAACAGCAAAGGTATGCGATGTGAAAAAGGGAAAGGCCTAGGGCTCCACAGGTCTTCGTGACAAGCTGGGTGCATCATGAAACTCAGGAGTAAAGAGAAAACTGCTCCCTCTTGAGGAATGCTATTACTGCTACTAGGTTCACTGAATTAACATGATTTCACAGGTACATTTACAGACCTCAAGTTCATAATCCTTTGTCTTCTCCTAACAGCAAATCTAAACAACTCTGTCATCCAACATTTCACCTTCACTCTCTAAAGAAACTTTGATCTTCTCGGACTTGTGGTAAATATCTGTCTCTAGAGTTCGGCCTTCACTTGATGTTTTGTGTAACCAAAATGAAAATCAGCTTGGCAACAGGGCCCGTcactaaataaaggaaaattctaCTGCCTTAATTACCAACTAAAAACCTGTAAGACTGAATCTTGTTCTTgttatgcatttttaaaacaaaatattacatcAGTtgtcaaaatgtttaaaattctatttaaaaaaatttctagtTACCTTGATTACAATCAATAACATTGCAAAATTCCCTGACGTtgttttcattgatttcagcTTGTTTTCTCTCAATAAATGCAGATATTCGTCTGTCAATCTATAAACAACAAATAATTTAACAATCTAAACATaacagaacttttaaaagtaatattacCCTGATCCTTGTACCAGCCCAAACTTACTTCCGCTTTTCCAGCCTTTATTTGAACTACTTCTGGATCAAAATGGATTTGTGTCTTTTTCACATCCCCTAAATCATCGTCTTTGAGCTTTCCTTCATCTTGTAGGTCCCCAGTGGGAAGTTTGGCTCTTAGTTCActcttggtctctgcttctgtttgtctTATTTCTGCAGCTGTTGAATTCTCTTTAATTAAAGACTGAAGTTTTGCTAAAAAAGGCTGAAAAGAACACAGTGACATCTGCTCAGGTTCAAACTCATCTCAACTAGTGATAGGTTTGTATAAGCTGCTGCTACATAAATGAGTATTACCagttattaaatatgaaaagctGGTGGCACACAAGGACACGCAGGTCTGACCACACACAGGTTTGCTATTTTCTACTACTGTATAGCCCTTATCGCTTGctgtacattattttttaaaaagaagacaagaaagaaaacctgaggacatttaaatttttctttgaggaaatcattCTGtcattcatcttttattttgtgcTAAATCAAAGCCTCAGTCTCTGGCCTGGATGCCTCTTAATTAACATGTCATTCAGAACACTAGCTTGAGTGTTCTCCGTCCTTAGCAGGAGAGCAGTGCTCACTCAGCAAAGCCCTGCATTATCACTGCATCGCTGAGATTCTCCACTTCAAAGTACAGTGGGCCACAATGAATGAGAGCACGGATATGAAGTATATAGGTGTTACCCTGAGTGAACACTCAGCCTTCTCTGACATAGCAAGGATCTTATTGGGTCAGGAAATGAAACTTCACAAGAGCAAATGCACATgaagtgaagaaggaaggaaagaaaggaagaaagcaagaaagaaagcaagaaaggaagaaaggaagaaagagctgGAAACAAATCACTCCAACTACAGTAGGTTTAAGAAAAATATGTCTTCATAATAGAAATTCACTTCCACTGTTCCTCATCATCCCCACCCTGACATGGTCCACATTTGAGTTCTATAGCTCATCACCTGCCCTTTAGACAAATTGTTAACtgttatttttatcatgaaacaCAGTTAAATGTTCCCAGAAAGTCAATGAATTCAGGGCTGAAAATTAACACATTATTTCTAAACAATATCCTGATCATCTTTTCATacaattttgtttctattgtttgcTATGCCAAGTACTCTTTTGAAATCTTCTAACATCTTCGACACAGTAAAGTGACCAGGAAAAACAGTTCTGCTTGTCCCAATGAGAGAAAAGCTCTAACTCACATCAATTACACTTGCAGAGATGTTCAACAACAGCAGCAAGGCTATAATACTGTTCGTTTCTCAAGCTGAAATATTAAAAGTGTAACAATACCATGATAAATAATTCAATATTGACTTCCAATAAAggataaattatttcaaattattaaGATGAAATAGTGACTGGCTACTCACTAAGATGAAACATTAATGTCACAgaaattactttctttttaaaaactatgctgAAACTGTTTAATTGCAATAGACACTCCAGGATGTGTCATGCTGGGATAATGCCACTTCTTGAACCACTGAAAGCACTCCATGAGCCTCCCAACTCACCCAAGGCATGGAATCATTATCATAGCATGACTCACACCTGCCGCGTCTTATTGCTTAATTATAACCCACCATAGATGAACTGTATTGAATTTTCAGCAAAGCCCAGAATTGAATAGAATTGCATTTATTCACTCTCAAACCCACATCGGTCTGTTGGGCTATATTCTCATAACTATTCCGATCACTAGTGAAATTAACAGACCTAGACTCAATATGGATTTCTGCAACCTTTTACTAATAACAGTTATTGTTAACAGAATGTTGAGGTAGAACTGAAAAATACTCCAGCTAATTAAACTACAGTTAATTTCTATTTTGAATATCCAGTAAACATTCTAATATGAAATTTACCTGTAAATACAAAACGTGTTGTTCAAGTGCAGTAAGGAGCAGTGCAGGCTGGGATGTTGAGAGGCTCTGGAGCCTGTTCCAATCGATTGTAATTTTCACCACATCATCTCTGAGGTTAAGCTTCAAAGAGGCAAACCAGCAACATCACAAAAATTACACGATTAAGCTGTATATCTGGGATTATCACAAAAATAAGATTTCTATAGAGTAATGCATGCCTATTTTGCTCAAGTTACTAAGTTTCAATGACataataaaatgctttctgtagttgccattttaaaaagctaaaaggcacagctttgaaaataaaagataaaaacatgtcttattattttaatttggtttCTACGTCTGTATAATAGGGCCATCTTTGAGAAGCCATAACCTCTTTTGATACTTTGATATCTTAAATACCTTTGGAAGGTATCCAAAAATAGGTCTGCCCTAATCAGAATCCTAGGCATTCAACAGACGGAGATCAACTACCGCCTTCCAGAAAGTATTCTCTTTGTTACGTATCACACAAAAACATGCCTAAAATAAGTCATTACCCTGATGTCTTCTCAATCACTCTTATTGTCTTCAAATTtaaccaattaaaaatttaaaactaaagatTATTCACACATAAGGATAGATGACAGCAAGtacaaataaaaatctaattatCAGTTATGAAATTActgaggttaaaaaaaacaagTACTTTCCCACAGCAGTGTTAACAAAGCCAAAAGTGGATGCCCAATGTTTCCTAaggattttctagaaagatatatCTGATACCATGAAAATTTCTCATCAACTAGTGATTTATTAGGGCAAAAGTATATCTAGAAAACTACCAAGAacctgaatataaaattaatatgaaaatctGTCAAATTTTAGAGGGAGAAGTTTCCACCTGTAATAATTTGACTGAGTATGGGGGAATCCCTATAAACTTTTCTGGACACAATCCAAGTGGAAGCAAGTTAATTATACTTATTTTGTAAGAATAATTTATTAAGATTTAGTCATATTTTCCACAAAGTAAAGATGTTTCATGAGCTCAAATATAATTTAATGAGCTGTAAGAATAAAAAACCAAGACATGAATCGCTGTCCATGGAACCAAGGAGATCTCAGGTTCCTATGTTAAGCACTCTACTGTATAAGTAATGGATAGAGACCTACTGCCTGACACCAGAGGCATCTGAGTCCACATTTGgcaaacacaaagaaatacaaaattttacACAGGCTATACTGACAAAGATAAACTTATACTAAATTAAGATTTGACAGTAAGATTAATTAATAAGATAACTGCATTTATTATTGTGTATAAAGGTACTCCATCAGCCTGCATTTACAGTCCTCTAAGAGATCTATAGTTGACCAAGGCAAATTTATGTTTGGGGAATAAACAGGCAAAtcttaaagcaaagcaaagtatCACCTTCTCTAGAGAAAATAATTATAggaaagaaatattaatatttagatCATATTTTCATGTCAATTTGGAAGGATTATAGAAGCTTTCAAAGGCAACTCAAGATACTTGGTCTTTTATGGAAACCAAACAATAAGGTaacaaattaacttaaaaatgacCCCCAAATATATCCAAAACATTCAGCAAATTCCCCAGTAACATATGGAGTCTATGAATTTTTACCCCATAATTCTTGGGACAGTAACTAGGAATTCAAGATTTTCTATTAATATACTATTAACAATGCCTATTCAATTATGTATGTTCAGTAGAAACACATTACTTTAAACTAACAGAAAATCTTTAGCTTTGTAATTTGGGccaatgaaagagaagaaaaaggttaGTATTAGTATATTTTGCATTTGgagaaaaaatactttttaacaaTTCAGTTTTACACTTTAGATCAAAAAGAGCTAGTAATTCAATACTTAAGATAAACTTAGGCATAATAcaatttatatcttaaaaatcCTTTTAATTTGTTGCAAAAGACACATTCCACAGGGGCAACTTTTTAAGTATAGATGGCTTTCATCATTAATCATGCATCTAAAAATACATGCTATtactaaaataacatttaattgggttttttaaaatcatatttgacacATGTATAAAGATCTCTTTACtgttaaaaaaacattttctctacACATTTTTGGCAGGTGGTGTAAGTAATCACTTTTCCATTTGAacctttgaaataaatttatataattttgaaaaatttggtATGCAAAATTTAGATATTCAAATAATTTATCAATGTAAATTATTTTGCAACTTCTAAGCATAATATTCAagaatatttttctcatctttacaTTAGAATATGAATGAACAAGTTCCAAATCCATGCCAAAAAGTTCTCTAACTTTTAAACTATTTAAAGATCTGTTATGTTACtaatgaaatattattaataaGGAAAGattgtaattaattttttcataattGCTTATTAAGcagagtttaaattttttaacttttaaagtccAGTAATAATTGCCTTATAACACCAAACAGAATGTACAACTCAAGTACTCAGCCAGTCAAAATAAACTTACtaagattttcaaaaataattctcACAAATCAGGTAAATGCCCTATTCTCACTGCCCTTGacatatatgtgtgctgtgtCCATTTCATGCACTATACCAGCCCCAAACCAGGAAACATGTTTGACAAAAAACTCTTCTAAAAGCAAGCAAACGTACTTTTGttccttatttaaaaattgtCTCATTTACACTATGAATGACTATCTAGTAAAGTGCAacctagtttttaaaattcagtttcactgtgacatttctgTAAAGAGCAATTAGCTAAGTTACACAACAGTAGTAATGTAGTTAGAAGTGGCCGCACATAACTCATCCAGCTATTCCCAGTAAAATTTAGGCATACTACAAATGAAATTGTGGAAATCCTTATACATCTCTCCCCGTATAAAAGAGTAAGAGATGCAATAAATggtgagagaaaaaataaaaaaaaaaataaaacccagtcaGTCACCCCGACTGAGTGGAGATGGCGCTAGAAAAAGTTTCAGGCCATATTAACCAGTGAATTTCTCTAAATACACTGGAGGCGAAAGGAAGCGTCAGGAGCCTCCTTAACCTTCATCTTTTGGGTATCAATTTTCTGCAAGCGTTCGGCGCCAGGACCCCGCTTTTCTCTAGACCTTGGTACTCACGCTCGGTCAGCTAGTGTGCCGCTGGCATCTCGGGGTCCCAGGCATCTGGGACCCGGCTCCTCCGAGTCTCGGCAGCCCGGCCTTGGCATACCAGCGGCACACACAGTGCCAGGGGGCTCCGCGGCCCCTCCTCAGAGAGAACTAAGGGGATAGGACAGGGtgctccccaccctaccccatcccaccccaccccacctccgcCGCACCTCCACTTACCTGTCCTGTCAGGGTGTGCAAGGAGCGAAAGACTTCGCAGAGGACCTCGCGGGTGAGGAGGGGGCTGGAGCTTCGCTCTAGGTTCTTCTCGCAGCTGCTCGAGGAAGTATGCTCCGCAGTAGCAGCCATGACACCTTCACAGCAGCCCCCAACCACAGCGAAGAGTGCTCACCCCGACCCCTCCCTCGCGGATTTCGTCTCACCGAGATGACGTAAAACTACAGCGTCTCATTTAGAGCCGAGGGTAGGCCCCACCCTCTGTGTGTGACAGACGTGCTCAAAGACCAATCAAGAGCAAGGATATCCGCGCTCCGAGGGAATGAGTGAGTGCTGTTGAGAGCTAAGCAGGACCTACTATCTGGTGGTGTTTTCAGTGGACGGCTTTGCCTTAGAAACCCACTTAGCTCTTAGATGCTCCCCGTGAATGCTGGCAGAGCCTTACTGTTAAGTGTTAGAATTTGGGTCCcactattaaaatttaaaatgctaacATGGCAGGGTGGagttgtcttggaaaaaaaaatgcggGTCAGTATGGAGCAGTGCTCACGATTTTCTAATTACTGAAAACTATACCCAGGATGATCGTAACTGGACAGAACATTTTCATCTCTACAAGATTGTTGTTacgaagaattaaaaaaaacaataataacaacaacaaaaacacaaaagggCTACATTATGCCTCTTTTCCCTACCATAGAACGACATTGATAACTACATCTGCAAAACAGAGTTATGTCAAAGTTCTGACATGCAACAGTTTCTCGGTGCAATAACTGGAAATTGGTGCCTaaaattgtttataaaaatataaaccaacTTATTCCATGTAACCACACTCACGTTAAGATATAAACTGGATCAACACTCATCGGATATTATTAGAtagttttattttactgaaaagttataattttataatgaagaggtctcttaaaattttaaaacaagtttaagaGGTAAAGGACggaacttaaaacaaaaattaaaacttgcCTGGTGGCAGTGGCTCAGGTCTTCAGTACCaaagcactagggaggcagaggcaggtaaatccctgaatttgaagccagcctggtctacaaagtgagttccaagacagcaagggttacacagagaaacccagtctcaaaaaacaagcaaacaagcaaacaaacaaacaaaagatttagAACTCTTCTTCGTGATAGTTAATGCATTTAGCCTAGTGGAAGTAGAAGTATGAAGTTACTGGGTATTCTATGTAGTTTGAGAGCAGACTGAacgaaggaagaaataaggaattaAGTAACACTGGGATAAGGacagtaaaaatgaaagaactcCTTTTACCTGTCTAAGGAGCCTCTTATTCACTTATAGCCAGAGACTTCTGGTATTATCGGGCTTAACAGGATCTTGAGAAAGCTTGTCTGTTTCCTTGTTAGCAGTAAAATGTAAACTTAGGCTTGGCAATACAATCTTCACCAGATTAAAACTCAAATCAAGCACCCACTCATTCAAGTCACTCATATCTGTAATAGAAGTTCACAATTCATTTCAATGTTAGCACGCTTTGTCTCTGATTCTCTTGTTAATGGGTGACAATTGTAATGTGGAACCTAAGAGTCCTTGTTCTGTACCAAGTACTGAAAATCAGATGTTTTTACTCAATAAAGGACTTTTACCACACATTCAAGAATGATTATGGTGTTTCTCGTCGTTTCCTTTGTCAGGACTGATTTTGAAATCTAAGCATTTCatttcacaatttttattttgtgtatgtgtgtgtgcgcgcgcgggCGCGAGCGCATGTTTGCTTCTTCTCATGCATGGTTGCCCAAAGAAGCCAGAGGGGGCATGGGATGTGAGCTGCCCAGCGTTGGTGCCTGAAATCAAACTCTGGCCCTCTTCAAGAACAAACAGttgcattcttaaccactgagttctTTCTCCAGCTGCAAATTCCAAGTCTTACTTGATATCTTGTTGTTGTcctattgtgtttgtttttagagacagggtttctctatctaGCCGAGATTCTCCTGGAACTCCTGGatccagactgacctcaaactcagagatccacctatctctgccacccaagcgctgggattaaagacatatgcccCCATAGCCAGCTCCTTACTTGATTTCCTGAACCCCTAATATAAGAATAACTGGTCATTTGATTTATCTCTCAACGGCCTAATATTTCTCTTATTCCAAGTCCAGACCCactcttatattttataattgcTTACTTAAATAATGTTTAGAATACCCACTGCGTGTTCTGTCTAATGGCATCTTCTATTCCTTTCTGATGCCCagtgacatttttcttattttcttcccttaTAATAAAACTGTCTATTCTAAGTAGAAAGCTTTCTAGGACGAAAAGATGTGAATTCTCTTGGGCTCATTGGAGACAGAAATGTATAGATACTAATGTATAGCAAAATTATAATACTGAAACTTAGAAAGGGAATAATTTGTCCTTTTATAGAAAACTAATTACAGTTTATGGAGTGGGTTGCTGAAAATCTGCTGCTCAGCAGAAATGAGTCTGTGTGCTGGAGCTGGCATTAGAGACAGAGTTCCTAATGTCCTGCAATCTCATGCCAAGAAGCAACTGAGACGATAGAAACTAGAAATGAATCTAGGCTATCtcccttaccaaaaaaaaaaaaaaaaaaagactttacaGTGAGCTCCATCAAATAATCCATCACCCAGAAAAATACCTAAGCTATCGTGTTTTTGAAgatatgtgaataaaaaaatacaacctACTTTTTCTGGtgcagaaaattaaataaagatgttTGTTGTTGCCTCTGGCTCTACACCACCTGCTGGTCAGATCCAAGATCCTTAGAATGACACGCCATGTTTCTCTCAGTACTAACCCATTTCACATTGTTGCATAGGGAATGACACGCCATGTTCCTCTCAGCACTAACCCATTTCACACCGTTTGCACAGGTTCTGGTACAGAGTTGCTCACTCAGTACAGTTGTCTCTCCTGTCTGAGTCAGGTATATCCCAAGATTTCCAGTGGATGCCAGAGACAGTGAACAGTGCCGATGCTTACCACAGATCATAGCAATCTCAGCCTGTGTAGACTTTATTCTTGCCTTATTGAGAACTTTCTTCTTTCACTCAGAGGCAGTCTTTCACAGTGTTTGGTTGGCCTGTGAGGATTGCCAGTGCATTAGTCTTATGCTTTGGGATGACTGCTGGGTTGGACATAAGCACTATGATACTGTGTCAGCCATGGTACCTGAGATAGCTGTAAGTGAATAATGGGCAAATAGCATACATGCTGTAGACACATTGGACAGAAGGATCGTTTGTGCCTCAGACAGAATATATAGAGCTAAATTAGATAAGCATAATCTCATTACTCGGCATTACTTGCAACTTTTAATTGTGACATGCTTATTTctgaaggtgtgtgtatgtgcagatcACGGTTTGCCAGAAGTAACTGAAATTGTAGAAAGCAAAGGCATCAACAAAGGTAAAGCTACTGTGTATACTCACTGAGCTCAACTCATTTGCCTAAAATAGACTTGTCAGAtggaaaagagacaaaagaagtTAATCTCTCAGAGAAAAATTGTAACAGATAGTAAGAATTCTGTTCAAAGGTTTCTTTAAAATCCAAGTGTTGCTGTCTATTGTCTCTGGGGACAGAAAATTCAAAGTGCTCGTTTTTtccttaaatgaataaatgtggaTAGCCTTCTGTGCTGGTTAGTGTTATGTCGACTTCACGcccaaactagagttatctgaaaggagagaaccttaATTGAGAGGGTGCCTTCGCaaaccatttcctttctttcttttttaaatttaattttattttttatttattcactttacatcccactcaccaCCCTCTTCTAGTCACCCCGTCCCATactcctttctccatttccccttcccttctcctcttcaaGTCTTTGCTAGgttaggcacttcctctcccactgaggccagacaaggcagcccagctagaagaacatattccacacacaggcaacagcttttgggatagcccctatTAATTAGTGGTCGACGGGGTTGGGAGGACATCCAATTGTGGTTGGTGCTACCCCTGtgctggtgg
It contains:
- the Mbip gene encoding MAP3K12-binding inhibitory protein 1 isoform X2 — protein: MAATAEHTSSSSCEKNLERSSSPLLTREVLCEVFRSLHTLTGQLNLRDDVVKITIDWNRLQSLSTSQPALLLTALEQHVLYLQPFLAKLQSLIKENSTAAEIRQTEAETKSELRAKLPTGDLQDEGKLKDDDLGDVKKTQIHFDPEVVQIKAGKAEIDRRISAFIERKQAEINENNVREFCNVIDCNQENSCARTDAVFTPYPGFKSHVKVSRVVNTYGPQTRPEGIAGSGHKPTGMLRDCGNQAVEERLQNIEAHLRLQTGGPVPRDIYQRIKKLEDKILELEGISPEYFQSVNFSGKRRKVQPPQNYSLAELDEKISALKRALLRKSREADSMTSHHLP
- the Mbip gene encoding MAP3K12-binding inhibitory protein 1 isoform X3 — its product is MAATAEHTSSSSCEKNLERSSSPLLTREVLCEVFRSLHTLTGQLNLRDDVVKITIDWNRLQSLSTSQPALLLTALEQHVLYLQPFLAKLQSLIKENSTAAEIRQTEAETKSELRAKLPTGDLQDEGKLKDDDLGDVKKTQIHFDPEVVQIKAGKAEIDRRISAFIERKQAEINENNVREFCNVIDCNQENSCARTDAVFTPYPGFKSHVKVSRVVNTYGPQTRPEGIAGSGHKPTGMLRDCGNQAVEERLQNIEAHLRLQTELFWKKKKSPTTSTELFTG
- the Mbip gene encoding MAP3K12-binding inhibitory protein 1 isoform X1 is translated as MAATAEHTSSSSCEKNLERSSSPLLTREVLCEVFRSLHTLTGQLNLRDDVVKITIDWNRLQSLSTSQPALLLTALEQHVLYLQPFLAKLQSLIKENSTAAEIRQTEAETKSELRAKLPTGDLQDEGKLKDDDLGDVKKTQIHFDPEVVQIKAGKAEIDRRISAFIERKQAEINENNVREFCNVIDCNQENSCARTDAVFTPYPGFKSHVKVSRVVNTYGPQTRPEGIAGSGHKPTGMLRDCGNQAVEERLQNIEAHLRLQTGGPVPRDIYQRIKKLEDKILELEGISPEYFQSVNFSGKRRKVQPPQQNYSLAELDEKISALKRALLRKSREADSMTSHHLP